The following are from one region of the Quercus robur chromosome 1, dhQueRobu3.1, whole genome shotgun sequence genome:
- the LOC126698410 gene encoding uncharacterized protein LOC126698410 produces the protein MAIHSKNEALICKVFPSSLGPVAMRWFNGLRANSIDSFKKLTRAFGARFITCSRVPRPLGSLLSMSMREGETLKSYSNRYWEMFNEIGGEYDDVAISTFKAGLRISNWYRRVEEDQLLGKGKAKVIPQERRDFKLDQYNNNRPQKDIVG, from the exons ATGGCTATTCACTCCAAAAATGAGGCCTTGATATGTAAGGTCTTTCCATCTAGCTTAGGCCcggtggcgatgaggtggttcaatggtTTGAGGGCGAACTCTATCGACTCCTTCAAGAAACTCACCCGGGCTTTTGGTGCTCGCTTTATTACTTGtagtagggttcctcggcctttggggTCCTTATTGTCTATGTCCATGCGGGAGGGTGAGACTCTGAAGTCTTATTCGAAtagatactgggagatgtttAATGAGATAGGAGGAGAGTACGATGATGTGGCCATAAGCACTTTCAAGGCTGGCCTTCGGATCTCTAACTG GTAcagaagagtagaagaagaccaatTGTTGgggaaaggaaaggctaaggtgatccctcaggagaggagggatttcaagtTGGACCAATACAATAATAACCGACCTCAGAAAGACATTGTTGGGTAG